ATAAAGGCGAACGTTATTACTTATTAAGCACATTGCCAAGCGCTGTGAATGGAACAATAGGTTGGATGAAAGCATCAGATGTATCTAGTCATGTACATGCTGGTGTTGATAGGCATAGAAAAACCTTTTATGTGAAAGGTACTGGTGGAGCAGGATTTGATACTGCTTGGGGCGGAAGCGAAAACCATGTTTACCCTGATTTAAAACCGTACAAAAATGAACTATTTACAGTTAACCTAACTGAAAAAGTAGGAAACAATATTTGGTATCGGGGAATGTTAAAAGGAAAACAAACTTGGATCCACAGCAGCTTTGTATCAGAATTCACTGATTCCTATGTCGAACTTTCAACAAGCCGACTTGGCCATATTAAAGCAGGTAATTTACCAATCTACTCATCACCATTTAATACGGCGGACAAGAAGTCATCTGATAGTTATACAAATAGTGTTTACTACATTAAAAAACAAGCAACTTATAATAAAGAACTTTATTATTTACTAAGTAATAATCCGAGTTCAACTAGCCGTACTATTGGTTGGATGAAAGCTTCAGACGTATCCAGTCATCCACACGTTGGCGTAGATAGGAAACAGAGAACTTTATATATTAAGGGGACAGGCGGAGCTGGATTCACGCGTGCTTGGGGTGGCAATGAAAACCATGTATATTCGGATTTGAAACAGCTAAAAGGAGCCGAATTCAATGTTAATCTAACAGAAAAAGTTGGAAATAACATCTGGTACCGCGGCATGTTAAACGGTAAACAAACTTGGATCCACAACAGCTACGTAACAGAACTTGATAAGATTTATAAGGAACAGTCAACGAGCCGCTTAGGCCATATTAAAGCTGGTGAATCATTCCTTTTTACGACACCTTATAATCAGGAATCAGCAAAGTCATCCGAAAGCTATAAAAATAGTGTGTATTACATTAAGAAACAAGCGAATTTCAATGGTACGTTGTACTACTTATTAAGCACAAGGCCAAGTGCAACAACAGGAACCATTGGTTGGATGAAAGCATTGGATGTATCCAGTCACGTTCATAAAGGACATGACAGGAAACAAAAGACATTTATTGTTAAAGGCAACGGCGGTGCTGGATTCGACACTGCATGGGGAGGCAGTAATAACAGTGTCTATGCTGACCTGATACCGTTAAAGAATGCAATCTTCCATGTGAATTTAACCGAAAAAGTTGGAAATAACATTTGGTACCGTGGCATGTTGAATGGCAAACAAACATGGATCCATAGCAGTTATGTTAAAAAATAAAAATAACTTCATTGTAGAAAAATAAGTCTTTTGCTATATTTTGCAATATCCGGATGTCGATACTTGAGGAATAATACCGACATTCGGATATTTTTTTGAAAAAGTATTTCAGAGGGTTTCTAAAGATACTATTTTTTACTTTGTTGAAAAGTTATTCTATAATAAATGAATCGAGATAAGTTCTCGTTTGTAGCATTTTTCGTCAAGAAATCATCAGCAAAGTATTGTGGAGTAATCCGTAACACTTTGTAATCAAATGAATGTAAGAGGGATAAAGAAATGGATGTATATTACGGAAATTTTAATATACTGCACACTGATAATAATAAAATCGAATTTAATATCATAGGGCATCCAGAAGTCTTCACAGCAACTACAGAACTTTCACAAATAAACTCGCCTATATATCTTGGCGATATTAATCTGGAAGATCAACTATTATATAAAAAGCTTGATGAAGACCAAACATTTTATATTTATGTTAAGGATACTGGAATATATGGTGTGAATATTAGTGTAGCAAATGAATTTGATGCTCAGTCTGTAACTGGAAGTTTTCCTTTAGAAATAAACAGGGAATCTAAGGTTGTTTCCATTAAACAAACATCGCCACTAGGGTATTCTTTCTACACCAAAGACGGCGAATTAGCATTTACGATTAACGAACTTATTTCCGAGGATTTGGAACCAATTATCATGCCATATGATTTAGGACTTACAACTGTTGAATATCGATATTTACAAGTCGGTCATGTACGCTATCAAAACCACCATCAATATATTAGCTATGATTTATTTAGAAAAGAATTTATTTTAACTAAAAAAATGATTAAAGTTCTTTATAACAGTTCACAGGTGGATTTGGATTTTAGTGAATATGAAACAATTAAATTTAAAGCCGCTGGAAAATCGAGTTCTCAAAGTACGATAAGATTTCCTTCAGGAAGGGCAGTTAGGGTTTTTCATCCGATTAAAGTACTCATGGATAAAAATCAGCACATTCATTCAATTTTTGATATCGATGGAGAAGTATATCATCTACACAATCGATTAGCGGGAATATATTTAACAAGAGGATATCCAACTAGGGTTAGTGGCTTTAGATCGTCTATGATTGGATTTTTCGGATTTAAAAACCTCTATTTAGTCGGCAGGAATACACATTATGCTTTTCAGGCAAATGAAAAATATGAAAACTTATTTTTAGAAGATGAACAAGTTAGTACATTTGTTAGACCGCTAAAAATTAAGCTTTTCCGACGTTTTGGCTATTTTAAAGTGCCTATTAATAAAATCGTAGAGCCGAAGCAATCTACTGTCGATTTGCATCAAGGTGGGAGTTTCCCGCTTCATCCAGTTAAAATAAAAACAAGAAGCGGGCGGAAAAACATCTCATTAGATGTAAAAAATACAGATGAAAAAGCTATCACATTAGGGGTTGATGCTCGTAGAAATCTTGTGGTGGATACTACTCTACAACAAAGTAAATTCAATTTATTTAAAAGGATTAGTTTAATTGTCGAACAACTCGTTCCGTCTAAGTTAATGTCTAAGTTAGATGGAGTTAAAAAACGCTGCCGTTTAGAAATTGAGAAAATGATGTTTAATTTTCTAGGTAGTTTACCCAAAAAGAAGCTCGTCGTCTTCGAAAGTTTTCATGGTAAACAATATAGTGATAGCCCTCGAGCCATCTACGAGTACATGAAAGTAGAAAAACCGGAATTTAATTTATTATGGAGTATTGATCCTAGCAGTGAAAACTTATTTAAATCATTTAATGTTCCTTACATTAAACGCGGCTCATTTAAATGGCTTTTAACTTTTCCTAGGGCCAAGTATTGGGTGAATAATGCTCGCTTACCCAACTGGATAAAAAAGCCAAAAGGTACTGTTTATTTACAAACCTGGCATGGAACGCCTTTGAAGAAATTGGGTTTTGATATTGAGGAAGTTTATATGCCAGGAACGAATACTATGACTTATCAAAATAACTTCGCGAATGAAGCAAAAAACTGGGACTACCTAGTATCTCCAAATGCCTATTCAACGGAGATATTTAGACGGGCATTCCGCTACAGCGGTAAAGTGATTGAATCAGGTTATCCGAGAAACGATGCCTTACAAAACACTGATGAAGAGTCGATAAATAAAATCAGGCAAACAATTGGAATTCCCGAAGGTAAGAAAATCGTTCTATATGCCCCTACATGGCGAGATGATGATTTTTACGGCAGAGGGAAATATAAGTTTGAGTTTCAATTTGACTTACGGCGCTTTAAAGAAAGATATGGAGACGACTTTGTACTGCTTACGAGAATGCATTATCTCGTAGCAGAGAACTTTGATTTTTCGCGTTATGAAGGATTCATATTTGATGTATCGAGCTATCCGGATATAAAAGATTTATACCGCATTTCCGATATATTAATTACGGATTATTCATCGGTTTTCTTTGATTATAGTATATTAAATCGTCCAATCATCTTTTATATGTATGATTTGGAAAAGTATAGGGACCAGTTAAGAGGGTTCTACTTTGATATTGAAAAAGATGCCCCAGGCCCTATCGCTGAAACTGAGGATGAGTTATTTGCTGCAATTGATGCAACGATAAGTCCTTCATGGAGTACCCCCAAAAACTTTAGGAGATTTCAAGAGAAATTTACGAATTGGGAAGATGGACATGCCTCAAGAAAAGTGGTTGAAACAATGTTGTCGTCGCCTGAATAGTAATAGAAACAACAAAGCGCCTTCCGTGTCTGATTCCGGGAGGCGTTTATTTATAAAGCGATTAAACAACGTAATGTAAATTAAAGAAGGAAAAGCGTTAGTTTATCTTGTATATTATAAGTAGAAAATAAATCATGAAAAACATTGTCAAGGCAATAATACTATTAAAGAACTGAAGGTGAAAATATGAACTATGTGATTACTTCTATCTTATCATCAAGTTTTGGGGGCCGTACGAAGTCGTTACTAAGGAGAACGAAAAACTTATGTATCGATGGGAACCTGCCATTTACAATCATTACAACAAACTACAACCCCAACTATAACCGTGTATATAAAAGTTATTATAAAGAGGGTTATTTACCGGAAGATGTAAAGATGATAAATATCTACGATTACCTCGCTAAAAGATCATATACAGTTAAAAAAGAAAACCTTCCAGTCGAAGAGGAAGGTTTACAATCCTTTGAAGTTGAAAAAGAGAAAGTCTATCGTTTTTTTGACAACGGTGAATATGTGCTATATAAGAACTTTACACATCCGAATAATGGGATAAAGTTTATAGATGAGATGGATCCAGCAAATCGAATGCGTAAAGTGAGAAAAGAATTCAACTATAATGGGTTGTGTCATAAAAAAATCATCTATAAACAGGGGACAACAAATAAGATTGAAGAAATTTTTTATGATGAGCATGGGAAGGCATATCTAAATAAAAATTATAATGGGACATCCGAAGAAAAATTGGTAAGAATATATTATTTTAATGAAAATGAAATACTTGAGTTTACTTCGGAAAAAGAGTTGTTTAAATATTGTTTTGAATTGATGATAGAAAATAATTCTACTGTTATTTGTGATGCTAGACTACTTGATCGACCATTAATTGAAATGAAGGCAGATGTAAAAAAGGTT
This window of the Sporosarcina pasteurii genome carries:
- a CDS encoding CDP-glycerol glycerophosphotransferase family protein, whose amino-acid sequence is MDVYYGNFNILHTDNNKIEFNIIGHPEVFTATTELSQINSPIYLGDINLEDQLLYKKLDEDQTFYIYVKDTGIYGVNISVANEFDAQSVTGSFPLEINRESKVVSIKQTSPLGYSFYTKDGELAFTINELISEDLEPIIMPYDLGLTTVEYRYLQVGHVRYQNHHQYISYDLFRKEFILTKKMIKVLYNSSQVDLDFSEYETIKFKAAGKSSSQSTIRFPSGRAVRVFHPIKVLMDKNQHIHSIFDIDGEVYHLHNRLAGIYLTRGYPTRVSGFRSSMIGFFGFKNLYLVGRNTHYAFQANEKYENLFLEDEQVSTFVRPLKIKLFRRFGYFKVPINKIVEPKQSTVDLHQGGSFPLHPVKIKTRSGRKNISLDVKNTDEKAITLGVDARRNLVVDTTLQQSKFNLFKRISLIVEQLVPSKLMSKLDGVKKRCRLEIEKMMFNFLGSLPKKKLVVFESFHGKQYSDSPRAIYEYMKVEKPEFNLLWSIDPSSENLFKSFNVPYIKRGSFKWLLTFPRAKYWVNNARLPNWIKKPKGTVYLQTWHGTPLKKLGFDIEEVYMPGTNTMTYQNNFANEAKNWDYLVSPNAYSTEIFRRAFRYSGKVIESGYPRNDALQNTDEESINKIRQTIGIPEGKKIVLYAPTWRDDDFYGRGKYKFEFQFDLRRFKERYGDDFVLLTRMHYLVAENFDFSRYEGFIFDVSSYPDIKDLYRISDILITDYSSVFFDYSILNRPIIFYMYDLEKYRDQLRGFYFDIEKDAPGPIAETEDELFAAIDATISPSWSTPKNFRRFQEKFTNWEDGHASRKVVETMLSSPE